One genomic window of Ziziphus jujuba cultivar Dongzao chromosome 4, ASM3175591v1 includes the following:
- the LOC107434341 gene encoding cysteine-rich receptor-like protein kinase 10 isoform X2: MKSLPLSTLFSLFLSWKILQSFYLTEAEYLSYSGCNSSFTYSPGSVFEQNLNQALTSLVSNSSEYSVYSSITVGKSPDTVYGVVQCFFPRFSAENCQICIKTAATEIRQNCPTQKMASLVYDRCSIEYFTLSPVNTSFPTLLLCETTDYAVEPVLFNLRLRKLFDNLSFSAESDDSKIAVGNISIRSDKNIYGLVQCIADLENGSCFTCLQFIFNYTQRCNLKVGVRFYSMNCFLRYEIYPFFQASVQLSPPHIAPSPASLLKPNSTPTASTNATNPTDGSLHEGGSFHEDDSSSILSFFIGVKSIQAATENFSDKYKLGSGGFGTVYKGKLHDGREIAVKRMSSHSVQGIEELKTEVMVVAKLLHKNLVRLLGFSLEDNEKLLVYEYLPNGSLDKTLFVEGKQNLLDWKTRYQIIVGIARGLLYLHEESQLKIIHRDLKASNILLDENMNPKISDFGLAKLFCESQTHGRTNRISGTFGYMAPEYVMNGKFSTKSDVYSFGILVLEIITGRKNSSFRNLTNLQSHAWEHWSKGTALELMDPTMGDEWPRHEALKCIQMGLLCVQEAAANRPKMSEVVLILDGYAVPPSMPSRPGFFISEESDDSLLALDFQLDEFTTKESHHTKESHQSVNQVTITELNPRD; the protein is encoded by the exons ATGAAATCTCTTCCATTATCAACTCTGTTTTCACTCTTTCTTTCATGGAAAATTCTTCAATCTTTCTATCTCACTGAAGCTGAATACCTTTCCTATAGTGGCTGTAATTCTTCCTTCACCTACTCTCCTGGAAGTGTTTTCGAGCAAAATCTGAATCAAGCCCTCACTTCCCTCGTTTCCAATTCTTCTGAATACAGCGTTTACTCCAGCATCACTGTGGGTAAGAGCCCAGACACCGTTTATGGTGTCGTACAATGTTTTTTTCCCCGTTTCTCTGCAGAAAATTGTCAAATATGTATCAAAACTGCTGCTACAGAGATCAGACAAAACTGTCCCACCCAGAAAATGGCTTCCCTAGTCTATGACCGTTGCTCCATAGAGTATTTCACTCTGTCTCCTGTTAACACTAGCTTTCCAACATTACTGTTGTGTGAAACTACAGATTATGCTGTTGAACCTGTTCTTTTCAATCTTCGGCTTCGGAAATTGTTTGACAATCTTTCGTTTTCTGCCGAATCTGATGATTCGAAGATTGCTGTTGGGAACATCAGTATTCGTTCCGATAAGAACATATACGGTTTGGTGCAATGCATCGCAGACTTAGAAAATGGGAGTTGCTTCACTTGCCTGCAATTCATTTTCAATTACACTCAACGGTGTAATCTGAAAGTGGGAGTTCGGTTTTATTCTATGAATTGCTTTCTTCGATATGAAATATATCCTTTCTTTCAGGCATCAGTACAACTTTCACCACCTCATATAGCACCTTCCCCTGCTTCATTGCTCAAGCCAAATTCGACCCCAACCGCAAGTACTAACGCAACCAATCCTACGG ATGGTTCTCTTCATGAGGGTGGTTCTTTTCACGAAGATGATAGTAGTAGcatactttcattttttattggaGTAAAATCAATTCAAGCAGCAACAGAAAATTTCTCTGATAAGTACAAACTAGGAAGTGGCGGTTTTGGTACAGTTTACAAG GGTAAACTGCATGATGGAAGAGAAATAGCAGTGAAAAGGATGTCAAGTCACTCAGTTCAAGGTATAGAAGAACTAAAAACTGAAGTAATGGTGGTTGCTAAACTGTTGCATAAGAATCTTGTAAGGCTGCTGGGCTTCTCCTTGGAAGATAATGAGAAGCTACTTGTCTATGAGTACCTACCGAATGGGAGCTTGGACAAAACTTTATTTG TTGAAGGGAAACAAAATCTTCTAGACTGGAAAACAAGGTATCAGATCATTGTCGGTATTGCTCGAGGGCTACTTTATCTACATGAAGAATCTCAGCTCAAGATTATTCATCGGGATTTGAAAGCCAGCAACATCCTATTAGATGAGAATATGAATCCCAAAATCTCGGATTTTGGTCTAGCAAAACTATTCTGTGAAAGCCAAACTCACGGCAGGACAAATAGGATTTCTGGTACTTT TGGGTACATGGCACCAGAGTATGTTATGAATGGAAAGTTTTCGACCAAATCTGATGTCTACAGCTTTGGTATCTTGGTTTTGGAAATCATTACCGGTCGAAAGAACTCTAGCTTTCGAAACTTAACAAATCTTCAAAGCCAT GCATGGGAACATTGGAGCAAAGGAACAGCTTTGGAGTTAATGGACCCAACCATGGGGGATGAGTGGCCTAGACATGAAGCTTTGAAGTGCATCCAAATGGGTTTGCTATGTGTTCAAGAAGCTGCTGCTAATAGACCCAAAATGTCAGAGGTTGTTTTGATTCTTGATGGTTATGCTGTACCTCCGTCAATGCCTTCAAGGCCAGGATTTTTTATTTCGGAGGAAAGTGATGATTCATTATTGGCTTTAGATTTTCAATTGGACGAGTTTACTACAAAAGAATCACATCATACAAAAGAATCACATCAATCTGTTAATCAGGTCACGATTACTGAATTAAACCCCCGGGATTGA
- the LOC107434341 gene encoding cysteine-rich receptor-like protein kinase 6 isoform X1, whose amino-acid sequence MKSLPLSTLFSLFLSWKILQSFYLTEAEYLSYSGCNSSFTYSPGSVFEQNLNQALTSLVSNSSEYSVYSSITVGKSPDTVYGVVQCFFPRFSAENCQICIKTAATEIRQNCPTQKMASLVYDRCSIEYFTLSPVNTSFPTLLLCETTDYAVEPVLFNLRLRKLFDNLSFSAESDDSKIAVGNISIRSDKNIYGLVQCIADLENGSCFTCLQFIFNYTQRCNLKVGVRFYSMNCFLRYEIYPFFQASVQLSPPHIAPSPASLLKPNSTPTASTNATNPTGKKNTTKTIVVVMTVVTALLVIAIFCACIVRRNAKKKRADGSLHEGGSFHEDDSSSILSFFIGVKSIQAATENFSDKYKLGSGGFGTVYKGKLHDGREIAVKRMSSHSVQGIEELKTEVMVVAKLLHKNLVRLLGFSLEDNEKLLVYEYLPNGSLDKTLFVEGKQNLLDWKTRYQIIVGIARGLLYLHEESQLKIIHRDLKASNILLDENMNPKISDFGLAKLFCESQTHGRTNRISGTFGYMAPEYVMNGKFSTKSDVYSFGILVLEIITGRKNSSFRNLTNLQSHAWEHWSKGTALELMDPTMGDEWPRHEALKCIQMGLLCVQEAAANRPKMSEVVLILDGYAVPPSMPSRPGFFISEESDDSLLALDFQLDEFTTKESHHTKESHQSVNQVTITELNPRD is encoded by the exons ATGAAATCTCTTCCATTATCAACTCTGTTTTCACTCTTTCTTTCATGGAAAATTCTTCAATCTTTCTATCTCACTGAAGCTGAATACCTTTCCTATAGTGGCTGTAATTCTTCCTTCACCTACTCTCCTGGAAGTGTTTTCGAGCAAAATCTGAATCAAGCCCTCACTTCCCTCGTTTCCAATTCTTCTGAATACAGCGTTTACTCCAGCATCACTGTGGGTAAGAGCCCAGACACCGTTTATGGTGTCGTACAATGTTTTTTTCCCCGTTTCTCTGCAGAAAATTGTCAAATATGTATCAAAACTGCTGCTACAGAGATCAGACAAAACTGTCCCACCCAGAAAATGGCTTCCCTAGTCTATGACCGTTGCTCCATAGAGTATTTCACTCTGTCTCCTGTTAACACTAGCTTTCCAACATTACTGTTGTGTGAAACTACAGATTATGCTGTTGAACCTGTTCTTTTCAATCTTCGGCTTCGGAAATTGTTTGACAATCTTTCGTTTTCTGCCGAATCTGATGATTCGAAGATTGCTGTTGGGAACATCAGTATTCGTTCCGATAAGAACATATACGGTTTGGTGCAATGCATCGCAGACTTAGAAAATGGGAGTTGCTTCACTTGCCTGCAATTCATTTTCAATTACACTCAACGGTGTAATCTGAAAGTGGGAGTTCGGTTTTATTCTATGAATTGCTTTCTTCGATATGAAATATATCCTTTCTTTCAGGCATCAGTACAACTTTCACCACCTCATATAGCACCTTCCCCTGCTTCATTGCTCAAGCCAAATTCGACCCCAACCGCAAGTACTAACGCAACCAATCCTACGG GGAAGAAGAATACTACAAAAACAATTGTCGTTGTGATGACGGTTGTTACAGCCCTTCTAGTGATTGCCATATTTTGTGCTTGCATTGTGAGGAGAAATGCTAAGAAAAAGAGAGCTG ATGGTTCTCTTCATGAGGGTGGTTCTTTTCACGAAGATGATAGTAGTAGcatactttcattttttattggaGTAAAATCAATTCAAGCAGCAACAGAAAATTTCTCTGATAAGTACAAACTAGGAAGTGGCGGTTTTGGTACAGTTTACAAG GGTAAACTGCATGATGGAAGAGAAATAGCAGTGAAAAGGATGTCAAGTCACTCAGTTCAAGGTATAGAAGAACTAAAAACTGAAGTAATGGTGGTTGCTAAACTGTTGCATAAGAATCTTGTAAGGCTGCTGGGCTTCTCCTTGGAAGATAATGAGAAGCTACTTGTCTATGAGTACCTACCGAATGGGAGCTTGGACAAAACTTTATTTG TTGAAGGGAAACAAAATCTTCTAGACTGGAAAACAAGGTATCAGATCATTGTCGGTATTGCTCGAGGGCTACTTTATCTACATGAAGAATCTCAGCTCAAGATTATTCATCGGGATTTGAAAGCCAGCAACATCCTATTAGATGAGAATATGAATCCCAAAATCTCGGATTTTGGTCTAGCAAAACTATTCTGTGAAAGCCAAACTCACGGCAGGACAAATAGGATTTCTGGTACTTT TGGGTACATGGCACCAGAGTATGTTATGAATGGAAAGTTTTCGACCAAATCTGATGTCTACAGCTTTGGTATCTTGGTTTTGGAAATCATTACCGGTCGAAAGAACTCTAGCTTTCGAAACTTAACAAATCTTCAAAGCCAT GCATGGGAACATTGGAGCAAAGGAACAGCTTTGGAGTTAATGGACCCAACCATGGGGGATGAGTGGCCTAGACATGAAGCTTTGAAGTGCATCCAAATGGGTTTGCTATGTGTTCAAGAAGCTGCTGCTAATAGACCCAAAATGTCAGAGGTTGTTTTGATTCTTGATGGTTATGCTGTACCTCCGTCAATGCCTTCAAGGCCAGGATTTTTTATTTCGGAGGAAAGTGATGATTCATTATTGGCTTTAGATTTTCAATTGGACGAGTTTACTACAAAAGAATCACATCATACAAAAGAATCACATCAATCTGTTAATCAGGTCACGATTACTGAATTAAACCCCCGGGATTGA
- the LOC132799334 gene encoding cysteine-rich receptor-like protein kinase 34 → MNPKISDFGLAKLFCESQTHGSTNRISGTFGYIAPEYVMNGKFSTKSDVYSFGILVLEIITGRRNSSFRNSTNLQSHAWEHWSKGTALELMDPTMGDEWPRHEALKCIQMGLLCVQEAAANRPKMSEVVLILDGYAVSRSMPSRPGFFISEESDDSLLVLDFQLDEFTTKESHQSVNQVTITELNPRD, encoded by the exons ATGAATCCCAAAATCTCGGATTTTGGTCTAGCAAAACTATTCTGTGAAAGCCAAACTCACGGCAGTACAAATAGGATTTCTGGTACTTT TGGGTACATAGCACCAGAGTATGTTATGAATGGAAAGTTTTCGACCAAATCTGATGTCTACAGCTTTGGTATCTTGGTTTTGGAAATCATTACCGGTCGAAGGAACTCTAGCTTTCGAAACTCAACAAATCTTCAAAGCCAT GCATGGGAACATTGGAGCAAAGGAACAGCTTTGGAGCTAATGGACCCAACCATGGGGGATGAGTGGCCTAGACATGAAGCTTTGAAGTGCATCCAAATGGGTTTGCTATGTGTTCAAGAAGCTGCTGCTAATAGACCCAAAATGTCAGAGGTTGTTTTGATTCTTGATGGTTATGCTGTATCTCGGTCAATGCCTTCAAGGCCAGGATTTTTTATTTCGGAGGAAAGTGATGATTCATTATTGGTTTTAGATTTTCAATTGGACGAGTTTACTACAAAAGAATCACATCAATCAGTTAATCAGGTCACGATTACTGAATTAAACCCCCGGGATTGA
- the LOC107434345 gene encoding uncharacterized protein LOC107434345 — protein sequence MGGKVKIFEKFDPDTANIIDLRDMVKEMGYNNFKLWYLEPYSILQWVVKSLGTDRDALKLAELASKYRAIDIYVKHEEIDENELTNEVVQSPLDEPIDSLLDFPIDKHVDDETGSEGLNSDMNVDAEEDDDAWLHESIEDKEDDDNDWLYESDDEEEDDDNALYMKVEVQMGNGVNTSTGITEDNGAGTFAGSVEGNDGRKNVRNYAGTSIGSAVGNAGRKNATNDAGTSSRNAMNGCKG from the exons ATGGGTGGGAAGgtgaaaatatttgaaaagtttGATCCCGATACAGCTAACATAATTGACTTGAGAGACATGGTTAAAGAAATGGGgtataataattttaagttGTGGTATTTAGAGCCTTATAGCATATTACAGTGGGTTGTGAAATCATTAGGAACTGATAGAGATGCATTGAAGTTGGCTGAGTTGGCGAGTAAATATAGAGCAATTGACATTTATGTTAAGCATGAGGAGATAGATGAGAATGAACTAACAAATGAAGTAGTACAGTCACCATTGGATGAACCAATTGATTCATTGCTAGACTTTCCAATCGATAAACATGTGGATGATGAAACTGGAAGTGAAGGCCTTAATTCTGATATGAATGTTGATgcagaagaagatgatgatgcttGGTTACATGAGAGCATTGAGGATAAAGAAGATGATGACAATGATTGGTTATATGAgagtgatgatgaagaagaagatgatgacaaTGCTTTATATATGAAGGTTGAGGTCCAAATGGGTAATGGTGTTAATACTTCTACTGGGATTACAGAAGATAATGGTGCTGGTACTTTTGCTGGGAGTGTAGAAG GTAATGATGGAAGGAAAAATGTTAGAAATTATGCTGGTACTTCTATTGGGAGTGCAGTAGGTAATGCTGGTAGGAAAAATGCCACGAATGATGCTGGTACTTCTTCTAGGAATGCCATGAATGGTTGTAAAGGGTAG